From a single Aquarana catesbeiana isolate 2022-GZ linkage group LG09, ASM4218655v1, whole genome shotgun sequence genomic region:
- the LOC141108549 gene encoding ras-related protein Rab-7a-like codes for MFSRQHIKILLVGNAGVGKSALMNQYVNSRFTNYYRATIGADFFTKELRLDDKLVTAQIWDTAGTERFQSLGAALYRGTDCCLLVFDVTSPNSFHALETWHREFLVQADPSSPDKFPFVVVANKTDLEERQVSPRQAQEWCKSCNAEYFETSAKEAVNVEEAFVQAVRLALKHHEVPGNKAHEESVNLLEKAENQHTKKCNC; via the exons AGTGGGAAAGTCAGCACTGATGAACCAGTACGTCAACAGTCGCTTCACCAACTACTACAGAGCCACCATAGGAGCAGACTTCTTCACCAAGGAGCTACGACTAGATGACAAACTGGTGACAGCACAG ATTTGGGATACAGCAGGAACAGAGCGCTTTCAGTCACTGGGTGCAGCACTCTACAGGGGCACAGACTGTTGTTTGCTGGTCTTTGACGTGACGTCCCCTAATTCCTTCCACGCTCTTGAAACCTGGCATAGAGAATTCCTGGTACAAGCTGATCCCTCATCTCCAGACAAATTTCCCTTTGTGGTAGTTGCCAACAAGACAGATCTGGAGGAACGTCAG GTTTCTCCTCGGCAGGCACAGGAATGGTGCAAGTCATGTAATGCAGAATACTTTGAAACAAGTGCAAAGGAAGCAGTGAATGTAGAGGAAGCATTTGTGCAAGCCGTCAGACTAGCCCTTAAGCAT CACGAAGTACCTGGCAATAAGGCTCATGAAGAATCTGTGAATTTGTTAGAAAAGGCAGAAAATCAGCACACAAAAAAATGTAACTGTTAA